A single window of Pontibacillus chungwhensis DNA harbors:
- a CDS encoding DUF4160 domain-containing protein — translation MSTITHFGGITIHLYYNDHDPPHFHVNYSGILTRIEINTGEYLKGDIPIPRVKEKEVLNWLDNHKDDMMKAWKACRNNQVPDKIPPL, via the coding sequence ATGTCAACCATAACTCATTTTGGAGGGATTACAATACATTTATACTATAATGATCACGATCCCCCTCATTTTCATGTTAATTATTCAGGAATATTGACTAGAATAGAAATAAATACAGGTGAGTATTTAAAGGGAGACATTCCTATACCTCGAGTAAAGGAGAAGGAGGTATTAAATTGGCTCGACAATCATAAGGATGATATGATGAAGGCATGGAAGGCGTGTAGAAATAACCAAGTGCCTGATAAAATACCACCCTTATAA
- a CDS encoding YifB family Mg chelatase-like AAA ATPase, giving the protein MAVAIQSIGLKGIEGYPVTVEVEKLNGVESVVVVGLPGAAVKESKERVLAALKGYGVNFFDRRVIVNLSPAEEKKHGPMFDVAMAIGILKCFGTLRSEIADDTAFIGSLSLTGKVQSIRGILPAIMSAKKLGIKRLFVPYDCSIPIQEIEGLEIVYVEYLRELVGHLSGSGAMPSMKPKERIVVAPPSFDGVDFKEVIGREKAKRALEIAAAGGHNVMMVGPPGCGKSLLAESFPSIMPKLELESQLENVSLYELANTSMSSLGKPPFRAPHHSASAVSIIGGGANPAPGEISLANHGVLFLDELAEFPKKTLDMLRQPLESGRVTISRAQATVTYPAKFLLLSAMNPCPCGYLGATTHYCTCSPRTIQAYQNKVSGPVQDRIDIILHLAPVNLQKERKEEVPSSSEIQRRVQAARDLQYKRHGKVCCNADLSVEEVRTKIHLTEDQKRFLQNRAVKENWSNRLQMKMYRLARTISDLKGEETVSNEALWEAVSLRRGTSGLIKKKVIR; this is encoded by the coding sequence GTGGCAGTAGCGATTCAAAGCATTGGCCTAAAAGGAATTGAAGGCTATCCCGTCACAGTAGAAGTTGAGAAACTAAACGGCGTGGAGTCGGTGGTCGTAGTTGGACTACCCGGCGCTGCGGTGAAAGAGTCTAAAGAACGAGTGCTAGCTGCTTTAAAAGGATATGGGGTAAACTTTTTCGACCGGAGGGTAATTGTGAATTTGTCACCGGCTGAGGAGAAAAAGCACGGTCCGATGTTTGACGTGGCGATGGCGATAGGAATTCTTAAATGTTTCGGTACGCTTAGGAGCGAGATTGCAGACGATACAGCGTTTATCGGATCTTTGTCGTTAACAGGCAAAGTTCAGTCGATCAGAGGCATTCTTCCTGCCATCATGTCCGCCAAGAAACTGGGGATCAAGCGCCTGTTTGTTCCCTATGACTGCAGTATACCGATTCAAGAAATTGAAGGATTGGAGATTGTGTACGTCGAGTATTTGAGGGAACTTGTGGGTCATTTATCCGGTAGCGGCGCAATGCCTTCTATGAAGCCTAAGGAGAGGATAGTGGTGGCCCCTCCTTCTTTTGACGGGGTTGATTTCAAAGAAGTCATAGGTCGGGAGAAGGCAAAGCGTGCCCTTGAGATTGCGGCTGCGGGCGGCCATAATGTGATGATGGTCGGTCCGCCTGGGTGCGGGAAGAGCTTGTTGGCTGAGAGTTTCCCGTCTATTATGCCGAAATTAGAACTAGAGTCACAGCTTGAAAATGTTAGTTTATATGAGCTCGCCAACACCTCTATGTCCTCCCTTGGAAAACCACCCTTCCGTGCTCCTCACCATTCAGCCTCTGCTGTTTCCATTATAGGAGGAGGTGCAAATCCCGCCCCTGGTGAAATTTCGCTCGCCAATCACGGCGTCCTCTTTTTAGATGAATTAGCCGAATTTCCAAAGAAAACACTCGATATGTTACGTCAGCCCCTCGAGTCTGGGCGAGTAACGATCAGCCGAGCTCAAGCGACTGTGACTTACCCAGCAAAATTTCTGCTTTTATCTGCCATGAACCCTTGCCCATGCGGCTACCTTGGAGCCACCACCCATTATTGTACCTGTTCCCCAAGAACCATTCAGGCTTACCAAAACAAAGTATCTGGCCCTGTGCAGGATCGGATCGATATTATTCTTCATTTAGCCCCGGTGAATCTTCAGAAGGAACGAAAAGAAGAGGTTCCTAGTTCTTCTGAGATTCAAAGGCGTGTTCAAGCAGCCAGGGACCTTCAGTATAAAAGGCACGGAAAAGTATGTTGTAATGCGGACCTTTCTGTTGAAGAAGTGCGTACAAAAATTCATTTAACTGAGGACCAGAAACGATTTCTTCAAAATCGTGCGGTCAAAGAGAATTGGAGTAACCGGCTCCAGATGAAAATGTACCGGCTAGCCAGGACGATATCTGATCTGAAGGGGGAAGAAACCGTGTCAAATGAGGCTTTATGGGAAGCGGTTAGTTTGAGGAGGGGGACTAGCGGGCTGATTAAGAAGAAGGTGATTAGGTAA
- a CDS encoding cold-shock protein — translation MNNGTVKWFNADKGFGFIEVEGGDDVFVHFSAIQEEGFKTLEEGQAVSFDTEEGSRGPQAANVVKK, via the coding sequence TAACGGTACAGTAAAATGGTTTAACGCAGACAAAGGTTTCGGATTTATTGAAGTAGAAGGTGGAGACGATGTATTCGTTCACTTCTCTGCAATTCAAGAAGAAGGCTTCAAAACGCTAGAAGAAGGCCAAGCTGTTTCTTTCGATACAGAAGAAGGAAGCCGCGGACCACAAGCAGCTAACGTTGTGAAAAAATAA